A genome region from Geobacter pickeringii includes the following:
- a CDS encoding GGDEF domain-containing protein: protein MRNSLRIIIVAGERGVDGNVALRLQSKGYQAVTLTAPASVMGLIYSDPPDVVLVDLSAPDEALMAVIHSLKEDFFFSTIPVIGMIPEPFAEAFDWEEYPLDDYVSLPLNARELFTRITLSLRRLRRVFDNNPLTRLPGNTSIQRAIQQAVGRPMAVCYVDINHFKQYNDVYGFAHGDEVLRMLGRIMANAVKEAGEGFAGHIGGDDFVFIVPEEQAEAVAQRIIDNFAAIASELFDEVEKLNGFYVAHDRKGNEEKIPLMGVAVAIVPTDSPKIEHYAKVAEVAAELKKLAKKSPQSCYVVDRRH from the coding sequence ATGAGGAATAGCCTGCGGATCATCATCGTGGCGGGGGAGCGGGGGGTGGACGGCAACGTCGCGCTCCGCCTCCAGAGCAAGGGATACCAGGCGGTTACCCTCACCGCGCCGGCGAGCGTCATGGGGCTCATCTACTCCGATCCCCCCGACGTGGTCCTCGTGGACCTGTCGGCGCCGGACGAGGCGCTCATGGCGGTCATCCACAGCCTCAAGGAGGATTTTTTCTTCAGCACCATCCCGGTCATCGGGATGATCCCCGAGCCCTTTGCCGAGGCGTTCGACTGGGAGGAATATCCCCTCGACGATTACGTGAGTCTCCCCCTGAACGCGCGGGAACTCTTCACCCGGATAACACTCTCGCTCCGGCGGCTGCGGCGGGTCTTCGACAACAACCCCCTCACGCGGCTTCCGGGCAACACCTCGATCCAGCGGGCCATCCAGCAGGCGGTTGGCAGGCCGATGGCGGTCTGTTACGTGGACATCAACCACTTCAAGCAGTACAATGACGTCTACGGCTTCGCCCATGGCGACGAGGTGCTCCGGATGCTCGGCCGGATCATGGCCAACGCGGTGAAGGAGGCCGGAGAAGGGTTTGCCGGCCACATCGGCGGCGACGACTTCGTCTTCATCGTGCCGGAGGAGCAGGCGGAGGCGGTTGCCCAGCGGATCATCGACAACTTCGCCGCCATCGCCTCCGAGCTCTTCGACGAGGTCGAGAAGCTCAACGGATTTTACGTGGCCCACGACCGGAAGGGGAATGAGGAGAAGATCCCCCTCATGGGCGTCGCCGTCGCCATCGTCCCGACCGATTCCCCGAAGATCGAGCATTATGCCAAGGTTGCCGAGGTGGCGGCGGAGCTCAAGAAACTCGCCAAGAAATCCCCGCAGAGCTGCTACGTCGTCGACCGCCGCCACTAG
- a CDS encoding N-acetyltransferase, with translation MLRKAQIHDVKEIQKLLTHFASKGDMLSRSLSELYESIRDFYVWEEEGRLLGAAALHIMWEDLAEIRSVAVAEDAGRKGVGTTVVQACIDEARTLGLKRLFCLTYKPNFFAKFGMRIVDKSELPHKVWGDCMKCVKFPDCDEIAMILDL, from the coding sequence ATGCTTCGCAAGGCCCAGATTCACGACGTCAAGGAGATCCAGAAACTCCTCACCCACTTCGCCAGCAAGGGTGACATGCTCTCCCGCTCCCTCTCCGAACTCTACGAGTCGATACGCGATTTCTACGTCTGGGAGGAGGAGGGACGGCTCCTTGGCGCGGCGGCCCTCCATATCATGTGGGAAGACCTGGCGGAGATCCGCTCCGTGGCGGTGGCCGAGGATGCGGGGCGCAAGGGGGTGGGAACCACGGTGGTGCAGGCATGCATCGACGAGGCGCGGACCCTGGGGCTCAAGCGGCTCTTCTGCCTCACTTACAAACCGAATTTTTTTGCCAAGTTCGGCATGAGGATCGTCGACAAGTCGGAACTCCCCCACAAGGTCTGGGGCGACTGCATGAAATGCGTGAAGTTCCCCGACTGCGACGAGATCGCCATGATCCTGGACCTGTGA
- a CDS encoding TldD/PmbA family protein, which yields METSRIIDTVRALLEARPLDGWEITAASSRTLSIEVKEQKVDSFKCAEPVGVSIRVLKGGGMGFSFSTSMDEADLTRMVENALVGAAAQTPDEFHGFPSPADYPEISDLFDEGLAAVAEEEKVGRALTLERLVLAADPRVRKVRKAAYSESTVAMRIVNSCGVDGSYRGTSVSASVSAIAEEDGQSQMGWDFDFRNRFADLAVEPIAARAAAKATGLLGAGKIPTMRCPAVLDSYVASEILEILAPAFLAENVQKGKSLLAGKKGERLFAPLLRIRDDGTLPGGAGTAPFDAEGVPRRNTVLVEDGVLRGYLYDTLRAMKEGCESTGNASRGGIKSPPHMGISNLFIENGTMPLEGLCAGIDRGILVTDVMGMHTANPISGDFSVGASGFLIENGRVARPVKGVAIAGNILDLFRSVEAVGNDLRFYGSVGAPSLRIAALDVSGE from the coding sequence ATGGAGACGAGTCGGATAATCGATACGGTCAGGGCCCTGCTGGAGGCCCGTCCGCTGGACGGCTGGGAGATCACCGCGGCGTCGTCGCGGACCTTGAGCATCGAGGTGAAGGAGCAGAAGGTCGACTCGTTCAAGTGCGCGGAGCCGGTGGGGGTGAGCATCCGGGTGCTCAAGGGGGGGGGGATGGGGTTCTCCTTTTCCACGAGCATGGACGAGGCGGACCTGACCCGCATGGTGGAGAACGCCCTAGTGGGGGCAGCGGCCCAGACCCCCGACGAATTCCACGGATTCCCGTCTCCGGCCGACTATCCCGAGATTTCCGACCTCTTCGACGAGGGGCTGGCCGCCGTTGCGGAAGAAGAGAAGGTGGGGCGCGCCCTGACGCTGGAGCGGCTGGTCCTGGCGGCCGACCCGCGGGTAAGGAAGGTCCGCAAGGCCGCCTACAGCGAGTCGACGGTGGCGATGCGGATCGTCAACTCCTGCGGCGTGGATGGGAGTTACCGCGGGACCTCGGTCTCGGCGAGCGTTTCGGCCATCGCCGAAGAGGACGGCCAGTCCCAGATGGGGTGGGATTTCGACTTCCGCAACCGGTTTGCCGACCTGGCCGTGGAGCCGATCGCCGCGCGGGCGGCGGCGAAGGCAACGGGGCTCCTCGGCGCCGGGAAGATCCCGACCATGCGCTGCCCAGCGGTTCTCGACAGCTACGTCGCATCCGAGATCCTGGAGATCCTCGCCCCGGCGTTTCTGGCCGAGAACGTCCAGAAGGGGAAGTCGCTCCTGGCCGGCAAGAAGGGGGAGCGGCTCTTTGCGCCGCTGCTCCGCATCCGCGACGACGGCACCCTTCCCGGCGGCGCCGGCACCGCTCCGTTCGATGCCGAAGGAGTTCCGCGGCGCAACACCGTCCTTGTGGAGGATGGCGTGCTCCGCGGCTACCTCTACGATACCCTCCGGGCCATGAAGGAGGGGTGTGAGTCCACCGGCAACGCCAGCCGTGGCGGGATCAAGTCGCCGCCGCACATGGGGATTTCCAACCTCTTCATCGAGAACGGAACGATGCCGCTGGAGGGGCTCTGTGCCGGCATCGACCGGGGAATCCTCGTCACCGACGTCATGGGGATGCACACGGCTAATCCCATCTCTGGCGATTTCTCCGTGGGGGCCTCCGGTTTCCTCATCGAGAATGGCCGGGTCGCCCGCCCCGTCAAGGGGGTCGCCATCGCCGGGAACATCCTCGATCTCTTTCGAAGCGTCGAAGCGGTCGGCAACGATCTCCGGTTCTATGGCAGCGTGGGGGCACCGTCGCTGCGAATCGCCGCCCTCGACGTGAGCGGCGAGTAG